The Nisaea sp. DNA window AGCTGCTCTACTCACCGACCGCCATGATCATCGCTCAAACTGTGCTGGTGACCCCGATCGCGACGGCGCTGACCCGGCAGGTGATCGCCGATCTGCATAAAGAATATGACGAGCAACTGCGCTCGCTCGCCCTTGGGCCGCTCTCCACCCTCACCACCCTGCTCTGGGATGGTCGGTTTTCCCTGATCACCGTGATGCTGGCCGGGTTCGGGCGGGCTGTCGCGGAGGTCGGGGCGGTAATCATCGTCGGCGGCAACATCAACCATGTGACCCGGGTGATGACGACCGCCATCGCGCTGGAAACCTCGAAAGGCGACCTCGCCCTGGCTCTGGCGCTCGGCATCATCCTGATCGGCATCTCGATCAGCGTGAATGCCGCCCTGATGGCCCTGAAGGGGACGGCGCGGCGGTTTGCCTATGAATAACATCCCGCAGAATGTCAGCCAGAATGCCAGCTTCGCGGCAACCAATCCGCTGCTGCCGCTGCGCGCGGAAGATCTTAGCTACGCACCCGATGGGCTTGCCCTGCTGGACAAGGTGAGCCTGCAAATCATCGAAGGCGGCATTAGCATGATCCTCGGGCCGAACGGCGCCGGGAAAAGCATCCTGATGCGCATCCTGCACGGACTGATCACGGCAAGCGCCGGAACTGTGACCTGGCGGGGACAGACCGCCAATCGAGAGATCCGCAAGCGCCAGGCCATGGTGTTCCAGAAGCCAGTGCTGCTGCGCCGGTCTGCCGCTGCCAATCTCGATCATGCCCTGAATGCGGCTGGTGTTCCGCGCGGTCAGCGCAGCCAGCGGACCACAGAAGCCTTGCAGGAAGCGGGCATTGCGCATCTGGCGGCGCGTCCGGCCCGCGTCCTCTCCGGCGGGGAGCAGCAACGCCTTGCCCTGGCACGCGCTCTCAGCCTCCGGCCGGACGTGCTGTTCCTGGACGAACCCACTGCCAGCCTCGACCCAGCCTCCACCGCCGCCATCGAGGCGCTGGTACTGGCGGCGGAACGGCGGGGCTGCAAGATCATCATGATCAGCCACGACATCCACCAGGCCCGGCGCCTCGCCTCCGAAATCATCTTCATGGACCGGGGCCGGATCGCAGAGCAAAGCGCCGCCGCCGCCTTCTTCGAGGAACCATCGAGCGCCGCCGCGCGCGATTATCTTGCCGGACGGCTGCACCTGCCGGACGGCGCCTGACCGGACCAAATCACCGACCCCGGACCAAACCACCGACCATTGGGAGCAAACGCAATGAAACACCTGAAGAGGATTTTGGGAGGGCTCGCACTCGCGGCGATGCTCGCTCTGACGGGAACCGGCAATGTTGTTGCCGCCGACAAGTTCATCACCCTGCAATCGACCACGTCGACGCAGAATTCCGGCCTGTTCGATTACATGCTGCCGATCTTCAGCAAGAAGACCGGCATCGAAGTCCGTGTCGTGGCTGTCGGCACCGGCCAGGCACTGAAGAATGCGCGCAATGGCGACGGCGACGTTCTCTTCGTGCATGCCAAGCCCGCCGAGGAGAAATTCGTCGCGGACGGCTTCGGTGTCAGCCGACAGGACGTCATGTTCAACGATTTCGTCATTGTCGGCCCGGCTGCCGACCCGGCGAAAGTCGGCGGCATGAAGGACGCGCCGGCGGCGCTCAAGATGATCGCCGATGCCAAGACGCCTTTCGCATCGCGCGGCGATGACAGCGGCACGCACAAGAAGGAAAAACGTCTCTGGAAAGCGGCCGGTGTCGATGCCGATGCCTCCAGCGGCTCCTGGTATCGGGAAACCGGCTCCGGCATGGGCGCGACCCTCAATGCAGCCGTCGGCATGGGCGCCTACGCACTGACCGACCGGGCCACCTGGATCAGCTTCAAGAACAAGAGCGATTTCAAGGTCCAGGTCGAAGGCGACAAGGTCCTGTTCAACCAGTATGGCGTCATTCTGGTGAACCCGGCCAAACATCCCGTCGTGAAGAAGGAACTGGGCCAGGCCTTCATCGACTGGGTGACCGGCGACGAAGGCCAGGCAACCATCAACAGCTACAAGCTGAACGGCCAGCAGCTGTTCTTCGCCAACGCGAAGTAAGAGAATCCAAGGCTTGGGTCAGGGAGCGTTGTCCCTGACCCGGCCGATTTCCGAGACATCGTACCCGCCGAGTTCCGCCGCCCTGTCG harbors:
- a CDS encoding substrate-binding domain-containing protein gives rise to the protein MKHLKRILGGLALAAMLALTGTGNVVAADKFITLQSTTSTQNSGLFDYMLPIFSKKTGIEVRVVAVGTGQALKNARNGDGDVLFVHAKPAEEKFVADGFGVSRQDVMFNDFVIVGPAADPAKVGGMKDAPAALKMIADAKTPFASRGDDSGTHKKEKRLWKAAGVDADASSGSWYRETGSGMGATLNAAVGMGAYALTDRATWISFKNKSDFKVQVEGDKVLFNQYGVILVNPAKHPVVKKELGQAFIDWVTGDEGQATINSYKLNGQQLFFANAK
- a CDS encoding ABC transporter permease — its product is MQDFAESFSLAFRLILSADADLAEIVLLSLKVSLSATLCACMIGMSLGAAIAIFRFPGRSVLLVLTNAMMGLPPVVVGLAIYMLLSNAGPFGTFQLLYSPTAMIIAQTVLVTPIATALTRQVIADLHKEYDEQLRSLALGPLSTLTTLLWDGRFSLITVMLAGFGRAVAEVGAVIIVGGNINHVTRVMTTAIALETSKGDLALALALGIILIGISISVNAALMALKGTARRFAYE
- a CDS encoding ATP-binding cassette domain-containing protein produces the protein MNNIPQNVSQNASFAATNPLLPLRAEDLSYAPDGLALLDKVSLQIIEGGISMILGPNGAGKSILMRILHGLITASAGTVTWRGQTANREIRKRQAMVFQKPVLLRRSAAANLDHALNAAGVPRGQRSQRTTEALQEAGIAHLAARPARVLSGGEQQRLALARALSLRPDVLFLDEPTASLDPASTAAIEALVLAAERRGCKIIMISHDIHQARRLASEIIFMDRGRIAEQSAAAAFFEEPSSAAARDYLAGRLHLPDGA